A region of the Candidatus Rokuibacteriota bacterium genome:
GCGACGAAGACGATCCCGATCGTCATGGTTTACGTCGGCGATCCCGTCGGGAGCGGGCTCGTGACCAGCCTGGCGCGACCTGGAGGCAACGTCACGGGCTTGTCTGTCCTCACCCCCGACATGGTCCCCAAAGCCCTCGAGATCCTCAAGGAGGCTGCTCCCTCGGTGTCTCGGGTGGCGGTATGGATGGACACGACGAATCCCGGCCAGACGTTGCCCGATAAGCAGATGGACGCCGCAGCCAAGATCTTGGGCGTCAGGCTGGAGCGTGTCGACGTGCGAACGGCGGCGAATCTCGACGCCGCCTTCGCGGCCGCCCTGAGGCAACGTGAGGAAGCCTTGTTCGTGCATCCCCTACCAATCGCGCTTCTTGACGTTCAGAGGATCGCACAGTTCGCGATCAAGAACCGGCTCCCGACGATAGCGCTCTACCCCCAGAATGTCCGAGAAGGGCTGCTGATGTCCTACGGGCCGAATCAAGCTGACGTGTACCGTCGCGCGGGAACCTACATCGACAAGATCCTCAAGGGCGCCAAGCCCGCCGATCTCCCCGTCGAGCAGCCGACGAAGTTTGATCTGCTGATCAACCTCAAGACCGCCAAGGCCCTCGGCCTGACGATCCCGCAGTCGCTGCTGCAGCGGGCGGACGAGGTAATCCAGTGACCACGCGGCGGGAGTTCATCGGCACGCTCGCCGGAGTGCTCGCCGCGCCGCTCGTCGCCGAGGCCCAGCAGGCGGCCAAGGTCCCTCGAATAGGCTGGCTGGGGGACAACCCGGCCGCTGCCCCCCACCTGCGAGAGGCCTTCCTCCAAGGACTGCGTGACCACGGTTACGTCGAGGCCCGCAACCTCGTGATCGAATACCGATATGCCGAGGGGAAGCTCGAGCGGTTCCCCGCTCTCGCGGCCGAACTGGTTGCGCTCAAGGTTGATGTCATCATCGCGGCCGGAGGAGGCACACTCGCCGCCCTGGCCGCCAAGCAAGCGACCAAGACTATTCCCATTGTCTTCGCTTCTGTTGCCGATCCGGTTGGGAGCGAGCTCGTCACCAGCCTTGCGCGGCCGGGCGGCAATGTCACGGGGTTGTCCGTCCTCGCCCCGGAGCTAGTCGGCAAGTGTCTGGAACAGCTCAAGCAGGCCGTTCCAGGGGTCAGTCGGGTCGCTGTCCTCCGGCAGCCAGGTGTCCTCCCCGAACGCACGGACAAGGACATGCTGAAGGAAGCAGAAGTCGCGGCCCGGGCGCTGGGGGTACGGCTTCAATTCGTTGAGACGCGAGGTCCCG
Encoded here:
- a CDS encoding ABC transporter substrate-binding protein, which translates into the protein MTTRREFIGTLAGVLAAPLVAEAQQAAKVPRIGWLGDNPAAAPHLREAFLQGLRDHGYVEARNLVIEYRYAEGKLERFPALAAELVALKVDVIIAAGGGTLAALAAKQATKTIPIVFASVADPVGSELVTSLARPGGNVTGLSVLAPELVGKCLEQLKQAVPGVSRVAVLRQPGVLPERTDKDMLKEAEVAARALGVRLQFVETRGPADFDRAFSDMTRARAGALTVLGSTMFFRERRRLVDLAAKNRLPAVYPSRDSVDAGGLMSYGPNIADLHRRAATYVDKILKGTEPADLPVEQPTKFELVINRASRES
- a CDS encoding ABC transporter substrate-binding protein is translated as MRLRVLGFLLMVAVALCSAPSGSSAQQASKAYRIGYLTYLGCPLRPEIMGPFRQGLRELGYVEGQNIIIECRGALGAADRFPGFAAELVRLKVDVLVAAGTASALAAKQATKTIPIVMVYVGDPVGSGLVTSLARPGGNVTGLSVLTPDMVPKALEILKEAAPSVSRVAVWMDTTNPGQTLPDKQMDAAAKILGVRLERVDVRTAANLDAAFAAALRQREEALFVHPLPIALLDVQRIAQFAIKNRLPTIALYPQNVREGLLMSYGPNQADVYRRAGTYIDKILKGAKPADLPVEQPTKFDLLINLKTAKALGLTIPQSLLQRADEVIQ